From the Candidatus Zixiibacteriota bacterium genome, the window CGGCCGCGTGGTCGCCGCCGTCAGATAGATGTCCTGTCCCTTCAGCTTGTAGCGCACATAGTACAGCTTCGAGACCCGCTCCGCATGCTCGACCTCGTCGTCCGATAGGGAAGTCTGGCACCGCGGACACCAGTTGACGATGTATTTGCCCTTGTAGATGAGTCCCTTGTCGTAGAGCCGGATAAAGACTTCCTTGACGGCCTCCGACAACTGCTCGTCCAGCGTAAACCGCTCGCGCGACCAGTCGCAGGCACACCCCATCTTCTTCAGTTGCTCGATAATCCGCGCCTTCGTACCGGTGACGTGCTCCCATGTCCGCTTGACGAACGCCTCCCGCCCGATCTCCCGCCGCGACTTGTGTTCCTTCACCAGCAGCTTCTCGACCACGACTTGCGTGGCAATCCCGGCATGATCCGTCCCCGGCAGCCAGCACACTTCCTTCCCCTGCATCCGCTGCCAGCGAATCATGATATCCTGCAAGGTATTGTTCAGCGCGTGGCCCAGATGCAGCACGCCCGTCGCGTTCGGCGGCGGAATCACGATTGTGTACGTCGGCTTCGGCGAGCTCGCCTCCGCATGGAAATACCCCTTGCTCTGCCAATCGGCATAAAGCCGTTCTTCCACGCCAAACGGGCTGTATTGCTTCGGAATTTCCTGTTCGCTCATAGCTTCTTTCTGCAAAATGTCCACTGAGTATAGGCGATGCCCACCTCATGTCAAGATCATAATAACCCTTGGCCGGCGCCGTAGTTCGCGCCTATATTACCCTTTGTTCATCGGTCTTTTCTGAGGAGATCTCAATGCGCGAATCCGGTCCCGCTTTTCATCAACTGGTGCAGATCCTCCAGACCCTCCGCTCGCCCCAGGGCTGCCCTTGGGATCGGGAGCAAACTACCCGCTCGCTCCTCCCTTATCTAATCGAGGAAACCTACGAGGCTGTTGAAGCCGGTGAACAGCTCGACTACGACAAACTCAAAGAGGAACTCGGCGACATCCTCCTTCACATCATTTTCCAGGCCGAGATCGCCGAGGAACTCGGCCATTTCGACATCCGCGACGTGATCGAGGTGATCACGCAGAAAATGATCGACCGCCATCCGCATGTCTTCGGCGATACGACCGTCGCCGACTCCGATCAGGTCAAGCGCAACTGGGAAGCCATCAAGCTCCGCCAGCGGCAGGATGAAGCCCCCAAGACCGTTCTCGCCGGTGTCCCCAAGACTATGCCCGCTCTGCTCAAGGCCTACCGCGTTCAGGAAAAAGCCGCTCAATTTGGCTTCGACTGGGAACGCGCCGAAGATATCTTTGCCAAGATTGACGAGGAAATGGCCGAGTTCAAAGACGCTCTCGCACAAAACGATGTCGCCGCCATCCGCGACGAACTCGGCGACCTGATCTTCTCGCTCGTCAACTTCGCCCGCCATATCCAGGCCGAACCGGAAACCTGCCTCAATGCCACTATCCGCAAATTCACCAATCGCTTCGACTGCATGGAGCGCGCTCTCCACCAGCGTGGACTC encodes:
- the mazG gene encoding nucleoside triphosphate pyrophosphohydrolase; this encodes MRESGPAFHQLVQILQTLRSPQGCPWDREQTTRSLLPYLIEETYEAVEAGEQLDYDKLKEELGDILLHIIFQAEIAEELGHFDIRDVIEVITQKMIDRHPHVFGDTTVADSDQVKRNWEAIKLRQRQDEAPKTVLAGVPKTMPALLKAYRVQEKAAQFGFDWERAEDIFAKIDEEMAEFKDALAQNDVAAIRDELGDLIFSLVNFARHIQAEPETCLNATIRKFTNRFDCMERALHQRGLSLKEATLAQMEEEWQRAKSHDSPSL